In Aegilops tauschii subsp. strangulata cultivar AL8/78 chromosome 3, Aet v6.0, whole genome shotgun sequence, one genomic interval encodes:
- the LOC109735729 gene encoding uncharacterized protein, whose product MENDRNNQAPPPPPGYYPSAAAEQRQAGGGGKKSRRGSTKSRGEKGFEGCLAALCCCWICEMCRD is encoded by the exons ATGGAGAACGACAGGAACAACCAGGCTCCGCCACCACCCCCAG GTTACTACCCGTCGGCGGCTGCGGAGCAACGTCAAGCCGGTGGTGGCGGGAAGAAGTCACGCCGGGGGAGCACCAAATCCAGGGGCGAGAAGGGATTCGAAGGATG CCTGGCGGCACTCTGCTGCTGCTGGATCTGCGAGATGTGCCGCGACTAA